One Entelurus aequoreus isolate RoL-2023_Sb linkage group LG09, RoL_Eaeq_v1.1, whole genome shotgun sequence genomic window carries:
- the cog2 gene encoding conserved oligomeric Golgi complex subunit 2 isoform X2 translates to MREDLEFYYKLLKTAMVELINKDYADFVNLSTNLVGMDKALNQLSVPLGQLREEVMSLRSCVSEVINAIDTQLSKQEDLQKKKVCVLRLIQVVRSVEKIEKILNSQNSKESSSLEMNSPLMAGQILERMATEFNQLQFHAVQSKGMPLLDKVRPRIAGITSMLQQSLEGLLIEGLQTSNVDMVRHCLRTYATIDKTRDAEALVGQVLVKPFMDQVIVEEVVKSTPNGLQLMFSRLLEFVPHHCRLLRAVTGGAVASDKADIVPGYDFMVNSVWPEMIKGMEERLAFLFNPGNPDLFYQRYSMSTDFVRRFERQCSSQASVRRLRAHPSYVSFHNKWNLPVYFQLRYKEVAGSLENAISDGLKAAPAGSVYHLQASVVLWSCIVRCWSDKVYLPALAHRFWKLTLQLYSRYGTFLNEVLTKTPPQEVSKEPSRPLPSSASSTSSRTSVEETGSESGSPASLSTKQLVHMAADVQKLQEQLPDVSDMLRQRLDAIGFTNFVIVEEALADSKACLVSSIPALSARMTQHLSERSCRFLKSASEVPRLYRRTNKEAPVRSSAYMDNALRPLHQLLSDCTGLVATETAREWLRVTLSECTQRYYETISEVLSSVRKMEESLKRLKQARKGASASASAAASNGGPTDDSKIRLQLALDVEYLGEQILQMGLEPADISMFSSLMELVKEARDQ, encoded by the exons AGCCTCCGGTCATGTGTCAGTGAGGTGATAAATGCAATCGACACCCAGCTGTCCAAACAAGAGGACTTGCAGAAGAAAAAG GTTTGTGTGCTGAGGCTGATCCAGGTGGTGCGCTCAGTTGAAAAGATCGAGAAAATCCTCAACTCCCAGAACTCCAAAGAGTCCAGCTCTCTGGAAATGAACAG CCCCTTGATGGCAGGTCAGATCCTGGAGAGGATGGCCACAGAGTTCAACCAGCTGCAGTTCCATGCCGTGCAGAGCAAAGGCATGCCGCTGCTGGACAAAGTCAGACCT CGTATCGCAGGTATCACCTCCATGCTGCAGCAGTCGCTGGAGGGTCTTCTCATCGAGGGTCTACAGACCTCCAACGTGGACATGGTGCGCCACTGCCTGAGGACTTACGCCACCATCGACAAGACCCGGGACGCCGAAGCGCTGGTGGGACAAGTGCTGGTGAAACCCTTCATGGATCAG GTGATTGTAGAAGAGGTGGTCAAGTCCACCCCGAATGGTCTCCAGCTGATGTTTTCAAGGCTGCTGGAGTTTGTGCCTCATCACTGCCGACTACTCAGAGCGGTGACAGGAGGAGCTGTGGCCAG CGACAAAGCCGACATCGTCCCCGGCTACGACTTCATGGTGAACTCTGTGTGGCCCGAGATGATCAAAGGCATGGAGGAAAGGTTGGCCTTTCTCTTCAACCCCGGAAACCCTGACCTTTTTTACCAG CGTTACAGCATGAGCACAGACTTTGTGCGCAGGTTCGAGCGCCAGTGCAGCTCTCAGGCCAGCGTGAGGAGGCTCAGAGCGCATCCGTCGTACGTCAGCTTTCACAACAAGTGGAACCTGCCCGTCTACTTTCAgctacg GTACAAGGAAGTAGCAGGCAGCTTGGAGAACGCCATCAGTGATGGACTCAAAGCAGCGCCAG CTGGCAGCGTGTACCACCTGCAGGCGTCTGTGGTGCTGTGGTCCTGCATCGTCAGGTGCTGGTCTGACAAAGTCTACCTGCCGGCCCTCGCTCACCGCTTCTGGAAGCTCACACTGCAGCTCTACTCGCGATACGGAACCTTCCTGAATGAG GTGCTGACGAAGACTCCGCCCCAAGAGGTGAGCAAGGAGCCCAGCAGGCCCCTCCCCAGCTCCGCCTCCTCCACCTCCAGCAGGACGTCCGTGGAGGAGACGGGCAGCGAGAGCGGAAGTCCCGCCTCCTTGTCCACCAAACAGCTGGTCCACATGGCGGCGGACGTGCAGAAACTACAAGAGCAG CTACCAGACGTGTCAGACATGCTCAGACAGCGCTTGGACGCCATCGGGTTCACAAACTTTGTCATCGTGGAAG AGGCGCTAGCGGACTCCAAGGCGTGTTTGGTCAGCAGCATCCCCGCCCTCAGCGCGCGTATGACGCAACACCTCAGCGAACGCAGCTGCCGCTTCCTCAAGAGCGCGTCGGAGGTGCCTCGGCTCTACCGCAGGACCAACAAG GAGGCGCCCGTGCGATCGTCAGCGTACATGGACAACGCCTTGCGGCCGCTGCATCAGCTGCTGTCCGACTGCACGGGCCTGGTCGCCACGGAGACGGCACGGGAGTGGCTGAGGGTGACGCTTTCAGAATGCACACAAAG GTACTACGAGACCATCTCTGAGGTTCTGAGCTCGGTGAGAAAGATGGAGGAGAGCCTGAAGCGGCTGAAACAAGCCAGGAAAGGAGCCAGCGCCTCCGCCAGCGCCGCCGCGTCCAACGGCGGGCCCACGGACGACAGCAAGATCCGACTGCAGCTGGCTCTGGACGTGGAGTACCTGGGGGAGCAG ATCCTCCAGATGGGTCTGGAGCCAGCAGACATCTCCATGTTCTCCAGCCTGATGGAGCTGGTGAAGGAAGCCAGAGACCAGTAG